TCCGCCTCGGCGAGCCAGCGGGCGTTGTCCACGACCTCCACGGCGTTGAAGCCCCCGGCCGAGTGGCCCATCACGAACACGTTCTGCGCGTTGCCGCCCAGCGCGACCGCCTTCTCACGCAGGACCTTCAGCGCCTGCGCGGCGTCCTGCACGTACGACGGGTAGCGGTTCGCCGGGGCGAGGCGGTAACTCATGACGGCCGTGACGTACCCGGCGCGCGCCAGGGACTCCCCGACGAACTTGTGCCCGTCCTTGTCGCCGTTTTCCCAGCTGCCACCGTGAATGAACAGCACCATGGGCGCGTTGCGGGCGCCCTGCGGGGCGTACACGTCCATCACGTTTCGGACGTCCGGGCCGTAGCGGACGTTGCTGGTCACGTCCAGTCCGGCGGTGGACACCACGCGGTTCAGGGTGTCCTGGGCGCCGTCGCGTGAGCAGGCACTCAGGGCGGCCATCAGGGTCAGGGC
This region of Deinococcus sp. JMULE3 genomic DNA includes:
- a CDS encoding alpha/beta hydrolase codes for the protein MTGTSAPSRRVRRAALIGVGALTLMAALSACSRDGAQDTLNRVVSTAGLDVTSNVRYGPDVRNVMDVYAPQGARNAPMVLFIHGGSWENGDKDGHKFVGESLARAGYVTAVMSYRLAPANRYPSYVQDAAQALKVLREKAVALGGNAQNVFVMGHSAGGFNAVEVVDNARWLAEADVPVSAIRGVIGVAGPYSYDFRQFSSAKAFPVGATPDEVMPDRHVRADAPPHLLLVAADDDTVYPQNALNMEEALKRAGIPVTRTVLPKLGHITIIAAMARPLTFLGGTRQAVIDFIEAHRLP